In Alloyangia pacifica, the following proteins share a genomic window:
- a CDS encoding PTS sugar transporter subunit IIA: MIGIVIVAHGGLAREYLSAVEHVVGVQPGILAISIEAEHDRAKKQSEICAAADSVDTGDGVVLVTDLFGGSPSNLSLLACQPENRRILYGMNLPMLIKLAKTRQLSVPDAVRGALEAGRKYIDSQNVRPDPV, encoded by the coding sequence GTGATCGGCATCGTGATCGTGGCGCATGGTGGGCTGGCAAGGGAATACCTTTCGGCCGTCGAACACGTGGTCGGTGTGCAGCCCGGAATCCTCGCGATCTCCATCGAGGCCGAGCACGACCGCGCCAAGAAGCAATCCGAGATCTGCGCCGCCGCGGACAGCGTCGATACCGGTGACGGCGTCGTGCTTGTCACCGACCTCTTCGGCGGCTCGCCCTCCAACCTCAGCCTGCTCGCCTGCCAGCCGGAGAACCGCCGCATCCTCTACGGGATGAATCTGCCGATGCTGATCAAGCTCGCCAAGACCCGCCAGCTGTCGGTGCCCGACGCGGTGCGCGGCGCGCTCGAGGCCGGCCGCAAATACATTGACAGCCAGAACGTCCGGCCCGATCCGGTCTAG
- a CDS encoding HPr family phosphocarrier protein, protein MSDTSVRRVLNIVNEKGLHARASAKLVEVVEGFDAHAEVSKDGMSAGGDSIMGLLMLAASKGSSIEVETSGPDAKALADALEALVANRFGEDN, encoded by the coding sequence ATGAGTGATACCTCTGTTCGCCGTGTGCTGAACATCGTCAACGAAAAGGGGCTGCACGCCCGCGCCTCCGCCAAGCTGGTCGAGGTGGTCGAAGGATTCGACGCCCATGCCGAGGTCTCCAAGGACGGCATGAGCGCCGGCGGCGACAGCATCATGGGGCTTTTGATGTTGGCAGCTTCCAAGGGAAGCTCTATTGAAGTCGAAACCTCGGGCCCCGACGCCAAGGCGCTCGCCGATGCGCTCGAGGCCCTCGTCGCCAATCGCTTCGGCGAGGACAATTGA
- a CDS encoding lysophospholipid acyltransferase family protein, translating to MLDSYDAPAKGGGAAPQSTTAPPAPYDKRKLSYANTFTNPWKANTIRALEWMTGKLPLIRLVRRFEREGVPEGQAFWAQALRIMRIELQTTAEQIARIPRDGPVIVVANHPHGLVDGMILAELIGRVRTDYRILTRSLLTGVQEIAEFMIPVPFPHEEKAREQSLEMRATAMEHLKRGGVIALFPSGVVASSDSLFGAAIEAVWNPFTAKMIQRSGATVVPIYFPGQNSRAYQIANRLSPTLRQGLLIHEVIHACGRPQRPVVGTPISPDEVRGWSGNQREFVASLRARTLALKG from the coding sequence ATGCTCGACAGCTATGACGCCCCGGCCAAGGGGGGCGGCGCGGCGCCGCAGTCGACGACGGCTCCACCGGCGCCCTACGACAAGCGCAAGCTCAGCTACGCCAATACCTTCACCAATCCGTGGAAGGCCAACACCATCCGCGCGCTGGAGTGGATGACCGGGAAGCTCCCGCTGATCCGCCTTGTGCGCCGCTTCGAGCGCGAAGGCGTGCCCGAGGGACAGGCGTTCTGGGCGCAGGCGCTGCGGATCATGCGCATCGAGTTGCAGACCACCGCCGAGCAGATCGCCCGCATCCCGCGCGACGGCCCGGTGATCGTCGTCGCCAACCACCCGCACGGGCTGGTCGACGGGATGATCCTCGCCGAGTTGATCGGACGGGTGCGCACCGACTACCGCATCCTCACCCGCTCGCTGCTGACCGGGGTGCAGGAGATCGCCGAGTTCATGATCCCCGTGCCCTTCCCGCATGAGGAGAAGGCGCGCGAGCAAAGTCTCGAGATGCGCGCCACGGCCATGGAGCATCTCAAGCGCGGCGGGGTCATCGCGCTGTTTCCGTCGGGTGTCGTGGCCTCGTCCGACTCCCTGTTCGGCGCGGCGATCGAGGCGGTGTGGAACCCCTTCACCGCGAAGATGATCCAGCGGTCGGGCGCCACGGTGGTGCCGATCTACTTCCCCGGCCAGAACAGCCGCGCCTACCAGATCGCCAACCGGCTTTCGCCGACGCTGCGCCAGGGCTTGCTGATCCACGAGGTGATCCACGCCTGCGGACGGCCGCAGCGACCGGTTGTCGGCACGCCGATCAGCCCCGACGAGGTCCGCGGCTGGAGCGGCAACCAGCGCGAGTTTGTCGCCTCGCTGCGGGCCCGGACGCTGGCGCTGAAGGGCTAG
- a CDS encoding 3-hydroxybutyryl-CoA dehydrogenase — protein sequence MEIKSIGVIGAGQMGNGIAHVMALAGYEVRLSDVSQEALDAALELITRNLDRQVSREKISSEARDAALAKISTTLDKVEIAHTDLVIEAATEQEAVKTKIFEGLVPHLLPHTILTSNTSSISITRLASRTDRPEKFLGFHFMNPVPVMQLVELIRGIATDEPTYKACLKVVENLGKTAASAEDFPAFIVNRILVPMINEAVYTLYEGVGNVRSIDMAMKLGANHPMGPLELADFIGLDTCLAIMNVLHDGLADTKYRPCPLLTKYVEAGWLGRKTKRGFYDYRGDEPVPTR from the coding sequence ATGGAAATCAAGAGCATCGGTGTCATCGGCGCGGGTCAGATGGGCAATGGCATCGCCCATGTCATGGCGCTTGCGGGCTACGAGGTGCGCCTGTCGGACGTCAGCCAGGAGGCGCTCGACGCCGCGCTGGAGCTGATCACGCGCAACCTCGACCGCCAGGTCAGCCGCGAGAAGATCTCGAGCGAGGCCCGCGATGCTGCGCTGGCCAAGATATCCACGACGCTCGACAAGGTCGAGATCGCCCATACCGACCTGGTGATCGAGGCCGCCACCGAGCAAGAGGCGGTGAAAACCAAGATCTTCGAGGGTCTGGTGCCGCACCTGCTGCCGCACACGATCCTGACCTCGAACACCTCCTCGATCTCGATCACCCGGCTCGCCTCGCGCACCGACCGGCCCGAGAAGTTCCTCGGCTTCCACTTCATGAATCCGGTGCCGGTGATGCAGCTCGTCGAGCTGATCCGCGGCATCGCCACCGACGAGCCGACCTACAAGGCCTGCCTCAAGGTGGTCGAGAACCTCGGCAAGACCGCCGCCTCGGCCGAGGATTTCCCGGCCTTCATCGTCAACCGCATCCTGGTGCCGATGATCAACGAGGCGGTCTACACGCTCTACGAGGGCGTCGGGAACGTGCGCTCGATCGACATGGCGATGAAGCTCGGCGCCAACCACCCGATGGGCCCGCTCGAGCTGGCGGATTTCATCGGCCTCGACACCTGCCTTGCGATCATGAACGTCCTGCACGACGGGCTTGCGGACACCAAGTACCGCCCCTGCCCGCTGCTCACCAAATACGTCGAGGCCGGCTGGCTCGGCCGCAAGACCAAGCGCGGGTTCTACGACTACCGCGGCGACGAGCCGGTTCCGACGCGCTGA
- a CDS encoding DUF6473 family protein, with protein MSVAGSFQGALEYFPCRYGRSRLLFRGPKRALDAPYIAFLGGAETLGRFVTAPFPALVERALAEGAKRTGTESGEAEPSGALPCVNLGVVNAGIDLYLGDPAVLNLAARAELCVIQVMGAQNMSNRFYGVHPRRNDRFLRASDRLQQLFPEVDFTEFHFTLHMLGRLREVSEKRFAEVTAELRLAWVARMKHLLTLLGGRAVLVWAAGHPPPDTHVNALAPAPLFIERGMLEALRPRAAALLDRPLSAAALTAGTEGMVFADFEAAAAAEALSPAGHAEIAEALSPTLARLLAQRA; from the coding sequence ATGTCCGTTGCCGGGTCTTTTCAGGGTGCGCTGGAGTATTTTCCCTGTCGCTATGGCCGCTCGCGCCTGCTGTTCCGCGGGCCGAAGCGCGCTCTCGACGCGCCCTATATTGCCTTCCTCGGCGGGGCCGAGACCCTTGGCCGTTTCGTCACGGCGCCCTTCCCGGCGCTGGTCGAGCGCGCACTGGCGGAAGGGGCAAAGAGGACCGGCACCGAGAGCGGGGAGGCGGAGCCTTCCGGCGCCCTGCCCTGCGTCAACCTCGGCGTGGTGAACGCCGGGATCGACCTCTACCTCGGCGACCCGGCGGTGCTGAACCTTGCCGCCCGCGCCGAGCTCTGCGTCATCCAGGTGATGGGGGCGCAGAACATGTCGAACCGCTTCTACGGCGTGCACCCGCGGCGCAACGATCGCTTCCTGCGCGCCTCGGACCGGTTGCAGCAGCTCTTTCCCGAGGTCGATTTCACCGAGTTCCATTTCACGCTGCACATGCTGGGCCGGCTGCGCGAGGTATCGGAAAAGCGCTTTGCCGAGGTCACCGCCGAGCTGCGGCTCGCCTGGGTGGCCCGGATGAAGCACCTGCTGACATTGCTCGGCGGGCGGGCCGTGCTGGTCTGGGCCGCTGGTCACCCGCCGCCCGACACCCATGTGAACGCGCTTGCCCCCGCCCCGCTCTTCATCGAACGCGGCATGCTCGAGGCACTCCGCCCCCGGGCCGCGGCGCTGCTCGACCGGCCGCTCTCTGCCGCCGCACTGACGGCCGGGACCGAGGGGATGGTCTTTGCCGATTTCGAGGCCGCGGCCGCCGCCGAGGCACTTAGCCCCGCCGGACATGCCGAGATCGCCGAAGCGCTGAGCCCGACCCTCGCCCGCCTCCTCGCCCAGCGCGCCTGA
- a CDS encoding phasin family protein: MDKPTPRKTTSRSQSTASRGTSPRRRTPAKPADVTPAKTATSVTKETPETVAAAPASAPETPHTPAPAPVEAAAPTPAAPAPKPLPTPPRSVAKPAESSEPTAEPAAKAASKPAAPKTAAPKPAASKPASKPALAAAATVAPVERSVRMSWDLEPYAATALVDTMLDIGAELQSFTAERVREDVATQHRMLHCKTPGELIHIQSAFFQKASEDYRAHWGRLAELGNKLSIFPT; the protein is encoded by the coding sequence ATGGATAAGCCGACCCCCCGCAAGACCACTTCGCGCAGCCAGTCGACCGCGTCGCGGGGCACCAGCCCACGCCGCCGCACTCCGGCGAAACCGGCAGATGTGACCCCGGCCAAGACTGCAACTTCCGTGACAAAAGAGACACCTGAGACGGTTGCCGCCGCCCCGGCGTCGGCCCCCGAAACGCCGCACACCCCCGCTCCCGCGCCGGTGGAGGCAGCTGCCCCCACACCCGCCGCGCCCGCGCCCAAGCCGCTGCCCACGCCGCCACGCAGCGTCGCGAAACCCGCCGAATCGAGCGAGCCGACCGCCGAGCCTGCCGCCAAGGCGGCCTCGAAGCCCGCCGCTCCGAAGACCGCCGCCCCGAAACCGGCCGCGTCGAAGCCGGCATCCAAACCGGCTCTCGCTGCCGCTGCGACGGTGGCGCCTGTCGAGCGCAGCGTGCGCATGAGCTGGGATCTCGAGCCCTATGCGGCCACCGCCCTGGTCGACACCATGCTCGACATCGGCGCCGAGCTGCAGAGCTTCACGGCCGAGCGGGTGCGAGAGGACGTGGCGACCCAGCACAGGATGCTGCACTGCAAGACGCCCGGCGAGCTGATCCACATCCAGAGCGCCTTCTTCCAGAAGGCTAGCGAGGATTACCGCGCCCATTGGGGGCGCCTCGCGGAACTGGGCAACAAGCTCTCGATCTTCCCGACCTGA
- a CDS encoding glutathione S-transferase family protein, with the protein MTTITLYGHPDSGHACKVALALALAGIAHETVFVDIWAAPETRPAAFLAASPLAQVPALVIEGEAMTQSGAILLEIARRWQVLGGESAAGMRRGAELLMWEANRIGMCLPQLIEARRPRGDSFPGGTVAWLTGRYETDRDNFARLLGKGPFFHGDAPGIGDCAIWGYVQWLDKAGVAPSEAMTGWIGRMQALPQMRPRGDSWFPA; encoded by the coding sequence ATGACGACGATCACCCTCTACGGACACCCCGACAGCGGCCACGCCTGCAAGGTGGCGCTGGCCCTCGCCCTGGCCGGGATCGCGCATGAGACCGTCTTCGTCGACATCTGGGCCGCGCCCGAGACCCGCCCCGCCGCCTTCCTCGCGGCCAGCCCGCTGGCGCAGGTGCCCGCGCTGGTGATCGAGGGCGAAGCAATGACCCAATCCGGTGCCATCCTGCTCGAGATCGCCCGCCGCTGGCAGGTGCTGGGCGGCGAGAGCGCCGCCGGGATGCGCCGTGGCGCCGAACTTCTGATGTGGGAGGCGAACCGCATCGGCATGTGCCTGCCGCAACTCATCGAGGCGCGGCGTCCCCGCGGGGACAGCTTTCCGGGGGGCACCGTGGCGTGGCTCACCGGGCGCTACGAGACCGACCGAGACAACTTCGCCCGGCTGCTGGGCAAGGGGCCTTTCTTCCACGGTGATGCCCCGGGGATCGGAGACTGTGCCATCTGGGGCTACGTGCAATGGCTCGACAAGGCCGGGGTCGCGCCCTCCGAGGCGATGACCGGCTGGATCGGGCGCATGCAGGCCCTGCCGCAGATGCGTCCCCGCGGGGACAGCTGGTTTCCGGCCTGA
- a CDS encoding SRPBCC family protein, translating into MTLYDPVAELRANVAVPFEMAQAMPVSVYTSEEFLGLEQEHVFGKSWLCAGRVDALKAPGDYLTLEISGEPIVVLRDREGLLRALSNVCRHRMSVLLEGRGNVRTITCPYHAWSYNLDGSLRGAPAMELNGSFCKESTRLPQVRCVDWKGWIMVTLDPDLPEPGDTLREVDDLVGYLAMEDYVETFREEHRWGTNWKILAENFMESYHLPMCHGGTIGGAVDLRKMTCPEGFEGFNYHHILKDDSIALSIAHPGNTTLRGEERYRTWLLAVYPSLLITLTPGYFWYLCLTPDGPGHVKILFGGGLHPDFISDPEAASHFTALKALLDAVNDEDRGCTERVWKGMQSRFAAPGALSHLERPNYEFARWIAGKIPEAH; encoded by the coding sequence ATGACCCTGTACGACCCCGTTGCCGAACTGCGCGCCAACGTCGCGGTGCCCTTCGAGATGGCGCAGGCCATGCCGGTCTCGGTCTATACCTCCGAGGAGTTCCTCGGGCTCGAGCAGGAACATGTCTTCGGCAAGAGCTGGCTCTGCGCCGGGCGTGTCGATGCGCTGAAGGCGCCGGGCGACTACCTGACGCTGGAGATCTCCGGAGAGCCGATCGTCGTGCTGCGCGACCGCGAGGGGCTGCTGCGGGCGCTGTCCAACGTCTGCCGCCACCGCATGTCAGTGCTGCTGGAGGGGCGCGGCAACGTCCGCACCATCACCTGTCCCTACCACGCCTGGAGCTACAACCTCGACGGGTCGCTGCGCGGTGCCCCGGCGATGGAGTTGAACGGCAGCTTCTGCAAGGAGAGCACCCGCCTGCCGCAGGTCCGCTGCGTCGACTGGAAGGGCTGGATCATGGTCACCCTCGACCCGGACCTGCCCGAGCCCGGCGATACGCTGCGCGAGGTCGATGACCTTGTCGGCTACCTGGCGATGGAAGACTACGTCGAGACCTTTCGCGAGGAGCACCGCTGGGGCACCAACTGGAAGATCCTCGCCGAGAACTTCATGGAGAGCTACCATTTGCCGATGTGCCATGGCGGCACCATCGGCGGCGCCGTGGATCTGAGGAAGATGACCTGCCCCGAGGGATTCGAGGGCTTCAACTACCACCACATCCTGAAGGACGACTCGATCGCCCTATCGATCGCCCATCCCGGCAATACCACGCTCCGGGGCGAGGAGCGTTACCGGACCTGGTTGCTGGCGGTCTACCCGTCGCTGCTGATCACCCTGACGCCGGGCTATTTCTGGTACCTCTGCCTGACCCCCGATGGACCGGGCCACGTGAAGATCCTCTTCGGCGGTGGGCTGCACCCGGATTTCATCTCCGACCCCGAAGCGGCCTCGCATTTCACCGCGCTGAAGGCGCTGCTCGATGCGGTGAATGACGAGGACCGGGGCTGTACCGAGCGGGTCTGGAAGGGGATGCAATCGCGCTTTGCCGCGCCCGGGGCGCTGTCGCACCTCGAGCGGCCGAACTACGAGTTCGCGCGGTGGATTGCCGGGAAGATTCCCGAGGCGCACTGA
- a CDS encoding DUF1244 domain-containing protein, with amino-acid sequence MDDQTRIELEAAAFRRLRQHLMQDRPDVQNIDLMNLAGFCRNCLSRWYEEAATERGLEMSKSEAREIFYGMPYDEWRAQNQTEASPDKQAAFEKSFAENVTDKK; translated from the coding sequence ATGGACGACCAGACCCGCATCGAGCTCGAGGCTGCCGCCTTCCGCCGGCTGCGCCAGCACCTGATGCAAGACCGCCCCGATGTTCAGAACATCGACCTGATGAACCTCGCCGGGTTTTGCCGCAATTGCCTGTCGCGCTGGTACGAGGAAGCCGCCACCGAGCGCGGACTCGAGATGAGCAAGTCCGAGGCCCGCGAGATCTTCTACGGCATGCCCTACGACGAGTGGCGCGCGCAGAACCAGACCGAGGCGAGCCCCGACAAGCAGGCCGCCTTCGAGAAGTCCTTCGCGGAAAACGTCACCGACAAGAAATGA
- a CDS encoding N-formylglutamate amidohydrolase, with translation MTHTPFHIEGATRKGRFLVTCDHATNSVPAELGGSLGLPPEDMARHIAYDIGALGTARALAEALDSPLVWSDFSRLVIDPNRGEDDPTLLMRLYDGSIIPGNRHADAAERQRRIEAYWRPYHAAVAGLFEARPELALVSVHSFTPQLRGRLPRPWHLGILHAWDARLSDALLDVLAQQPDLVVGRNEPYPGHLPGDAVHRHALKHGRHNTLIELRNDLVSEPEAQEDWGRRLAPLLKTALARAPD, from the coding sequence ATGACCCACACGCCATTCCACATCGAAGGCGCCACGCGCAAAGGCCGCTTTCTCGTCACCTGCGACCATGCGACCAATAGCGTGCCGGCAGAGCTCGGGGGAAGCCTTGGCCTGCCGCCCGAGGACATGGCCCGCCACATCGCCTACGATATAGGCGCGCTGGGGACCGCCCGTGCCCTGGCCGAGGCGCTCGACAGCCCACTGGTCTGGTCCGATTTCTCGCGCCTCGTCATCGATCCCAACCGCGGCGAGGACGATCCAACGCTGCTGATGCGGCTCTACGACGGCTCGATCATCCCCGGCAACCGCCATGCGGATGCGGCCGAGCGCCAGCGCCGGATCGAGGCCTACTGGCGGCCCTATCACGCTGCCGTCGCCGGGCTGTTCGAGGCGCGCCCCGAACTGGCGCTGGTCTCGGTGCATTCCTTCACCCCGCAGCTGCGCGGGCGCCTGCCGCGGCCGTGGCACCTGGGCATTCTGCATGCCTGGGATGCCCGGCTATCTGACGCGCTGCTTGACGTGCTCGCGCAGCAGCCCGATCTGGTGGTGGGGCGCAACGAGCCTTACCCTGGCCATCTGCCCGGCGACGCCGTGCATCGCCACGCCCTGAAACACGGCCGCCACAACACGCTGATCGAGCTGCGCAACGACCTCGTTTCCGAGCCCGAGGCGCAGGAAGACTGGGGCCGCCGCCTCGCGCCCTTGCTGAAGACCGCGCTGGCCCGCGCCCCCGACTAA
- the pyk gene encoding pyruvate kinase codes for MRRLRKVKIVATLGPASNTYEMIRTLHEAGADVFRLNMSHGSHEDITKLHRAIRQVEKDLDSPIAILADLQGPKLRVGEFANGSEELEWGETFRFDLDETPGTDKRVCLPHPEIFQALSVGAHLLVNDGKIRMRVEECGEDFANCVIEAGGTISNRKGVNVPDVVLPLAALSEKDRSDLEFAAALGVDWLALSFVQRPEDVEEARKLCDGRAAILSKIEKPSAVKAFDEILAVSDGIMVARGDLGVELPVQAVPPIQKRLIRKCRAAGKPVIVATQMLESMIESPMPTRAEVSDVATAIYEGADAVMLSAESAAGQYPVEAVTTMNNVAISVENDPTFTEVMENSRNIQRTSVADGIVAAAREIAETANVKAICCFTSSGTTAALVARERPRVPIIAMTSLRGTARRLSLTWGTNCVMTGELERFKQAVVNAARAARAQGYAGTEDHIIVTAGVPFNMSGTTNILRVAPCDERLIYSTDPE; via the coding sequence ATGAGACGTTTGCGCAAAGTGAAGATCGTGGCCACGCTCGGGCCGGCCAGCAACACCTACGAGATGATCCGCACGCTGCACGAGGCAGGGGCAGATGTGTTCCGCCTGAACATGAGCCACGGCAGCCACGAGGACATCACCAAGCTGCACCGCGCCATCCGGCAGGTGGAGAAGGATCTCGACAGCCCGATCGCCATCCTGGCCGACCTGCAGGGACCGAAGCTGCGTGTCGGTGAATTTGCCAACGGCTCGGAAGAGCTGGAATGGGGCGAGACCTTCCGCTTCGATCTCGACGAGACACCGGGCACCGACAAGCGCGTCTGCCTGCCCCATCCCGAGATTTTCCAGGCGCTCAGCGTTGGCGCGCACCTGCTTGTCAACGATGGCAAGATCCGCATGCGGGTCGAAGAATGCGGCGAAGATTTCGCCAACTGCGTGATCGAGGCGGGCGGCACGATCTCGAACCGCAAGGGCGTCAACGTGCCGGATGTGGTGCTGCCGCTGGCGGCGCTGTCGGAGAAGGACCGCTCCGACCTCGAGTTTGCTGCGGCGCTCGGCGTCGACTGGCTGGCGCTGAGCTTCGTGCAGCGCCCCGAGGACGTGGAGGAGGCGCGCAAGCTCTGCGACGGCCGCGCCGCCATCCTGTCGAAGATCGAGAAGCCCTCGGCGGTGAAGGCCTTTGACGAGATCCTCGCGGTCTCGGACGGCATCATGGTTGCGCGCGGCGATCTGGGCGTCGAGCTTCCCGTGCAGGCGGTGCCGCCCATCCAGAAACGGTTGATCCGCAAGTGCCGCGCCGCCGGCAAGCCGGTGATCGTGGCGACCCAGATGCTCGAATCGATGATCGAGAGCCCGATGCCCACGCGCGCGGAAGTCTCGGACGTGGCGACGGCGATCTACGAGGGCGCCGACGCGGTGATGCTCTCGGCCGAATCCGCCGCCGGGCAATATCCGGTCGAGGCGGTAACGACGATGAACAACGTCGCCATCAGCGTCGAGAACGACCCGACCTTCACCGAGGTCATGGAGAACTCGCGCAACATCCAGCGCACCAGCGTCGCCGATGGCATCGTGGCGGCAGCGCGGGAGATCGCCGAGACCGCCAACGTCAAGGCGATCTGCTGCTTCACCTCCTCGGGCACCACCGCGGCGCTGGTCGCGCGCGAGCGCCCGCGGGTGCCGATCATCGCGATGACCTCGCTGCGTGGCACGGCGCGGCGGCTGTCGCTGACCTGGGGCACCAACTGCGTGATGACCGGCGAGCTCGAGCGCTTCAAGCAGGCGGTGGTCAATGCCGCGCGCGCGGCGCGGGCGCAGGGCTATGCCGGCACAGAGGACCATATCATCGTCACCGCCGGCGTGCCCTTCAACATGTCGGGCACCACCAACATTCTGCGCGTTGCCCCCTGCGACGAGCGGCTGATCTACTCGACCGACCCCGAGTGA
- the rpmI gene encoding 50S ribosomal protein L35 translates to MPKMKTKSSAKKRFKVTATGKVVAGQAGKRHGMIKRTTKFIRDARGTTTLSAPDAKIVKGYMPYDR, encoded by the coding sequence ATGCCCAAGATGAAGACAAAGTCGAGCGCCAAGAAGCGCTTCAAGGTCACCGCGACCGGCAAGGTCGTCGCTGGTCAGGCCGGCAAGCGCCACGGCATGATCAAGCGCACCACGAAATTCATCCGCGACGCGCGCGGCACGACCACGCTGTCGGCTCCCGACGCGAAAATCGTCAAGGGCTACATGCCCTACGACCGCTGA
- the rplT gene encoding 50S ribosomal protein L20, translated as MARVKGGVVTHARHKKVIKAAKGYYGRRKNTFKVAAQAVDKANQYATRDRKNRKRNFRALWIQRINAAVRAHDEALTYSKFINGLNLAGIEVDRKVLADLAVHEPDAFNAIVDQAKGALAA; from the coding sequence ATGGCACGAGTCAAAGGTGGTGTCGTCACCCACGCCCGTCACAAGAAGGTCATCAAGGCAGCCAAAGGTTACTACGGCCGCCGCAAGAACACCTTCAAGGTTGCAGCCCAGGCCGTCGACAAGGCCAACCAGTACGCGACCCGCGACCGCAAGAACCGCAAGCGCAACTTCCGCGCCCTGTGGATCCAGCGGATCAACGCGGCAGTGCGCGCACATGACGAGGCTCTGACCTACTCGAAGTTCATCAACGGCCTGAACCTGGCTGGCATCGAAGTTGACCGTAAGGTGCTGGCGGACCTCGCCGTGCACGAGCCGGACGCCTTCAACGCCATCGTCGACCAGGCGAAGGGCGCGCTGGCCGCCTGA
- the pheS gene encoding phenylalanine--tRNA ligase subunit alpha, translating to MDDLRDKYIDLIGKAADESALEDLRVQAVGKKGEISLQMRSLGKMSPEERQLMGPKLNALKDEINAALGAKKAALADAALNERLQAEWLDVTLPGRNRRVGSIHPVSQVWEECTAIFADMGFAVAEGPQVETDWYNFDALNIPGHHPARAEMDTFYMHREDGDNRPPHVLRTHTSPVQIRSMEAGGAPTRIICPGRVYRADYDQTHTPMFHQVEGLAIDKDISMANLKWVLEEFFSAFFGRSVKTRFRASHFPFTEPSAEVDIQCQWKDGSVTVGEGDDWLEVLGSGMVHPKVLQAGGIDPSEWQGFAFGMGIDRIAMLKYGIPDLRAFFDSDLRWLRHYGFASLDVPTLHGGLSR from the coding sequence ATGGACGACCTGCGCGACAAGTATATCGACCTGATTGGCAAGGCGGCGGATGAATCCGCGCTTGAGGATCTGCGGGTGCAGGCCGTCGGCAAGAAGGGCGAGATCAGCCTTCAGATGCGGAGCCTCGGCAAGATGAGCCCCGAGGAGCGCCAGCTCATGGGGCCGAAGCTCAACGCGCTGAAGGATGAGATCAACGCGGCGCTTGGCGCCAAGAAGGCGGCGCTGGCAGATGCCGCGTTGAACGAGCGGCTGCAGGCGGAATGGCTCGACGTGACCCTGCCCGGCCGCAACCGGCGCGTCGGCAGCATCCACCCGGTCAGCCAGGTCTGGGAGGAATGCACCGCGATCTTCGCCGACATGGGCTTTGCCGTCGCCGAAGGCCCGCAGGTCGAGACCGACTGGTACAACTTCGACGCGCTGAACATCCCCGGCCACCACCCTGCCCGCGCCGAGATGGACACCTTCTACATGCACCGCGAAGACGGCGACAACCGCCCGCCGCACGTGCTGCGCACCCATACCTCGCCGGTGCAGATCCGCTCGATGGAAGCCGGCGGCGCACCGACGCGGATCATCTGCCCGGGCCGCGTCTACCGCGCCGATTACGACCAGACCCACACGCCGATGTTCCACCAAGTCGAGGGGCTTGCCATCGACAAGGACATCTCCATGGCGAACCTCAAGTGGGTTCTGGAAGAGTTCTTCTCGGCCTTTTTCGGCCGCTCGGTGAAAACCCGCTTCCGTGCCTCGCACTTCCCGTTCACCGAACCCTCGGCCGAGGTGGACATCCAATGCCAGTGGAAGGACGGCTCGGTCACCGTGGGCGAAGGCGACGACTGGCTGGAAGTGCTGGGTTCGGGCATGGTGCACCCCAAGGTGCTGCAGGCCGGCGGGATCGATCCGAGCGAATGGCAGGGCTTTGCCTTCGGCATGGGGATCGACCGGATCGCGATGCTGAAATACGGCATCCCCGACCTGCGCGCCTTCTTCGATTCGGATCTGCGCTGGCTGCGCCATTATGGCTTTGCCTCGCTCGATGTGCCGACGCTGCATGGCGGCCTGTCGCGCTAA
- a CDS encoding YrhK family protein, with the protein MKLFDHRNRERNADTRRVYALFEIAHTAVDFGAALCFTIGSVLFFWKQYETAAIWLFTVGSVLFMVKPSLRLAREIKLWRMGQIERLADRDRNG; encoded by the coding sequence ATGAAGCTCTTCGATCACCGCAACCGCGAGCGTAACGCGGACACGCGGCGCGTCTACGCGCTTTTCGAGATCGCCCATACGGCGGTGGATTTCGGCGCCGCGCTCTGTTTCACCATCGGCTCGGTGCTGTTCTTCTGGAAGCAGTACGAAACCGCCGCCATCTGGCTCTTCACCGTCGGCTCGGTGCTCTTCATGGTGAAGCCCTCGCTGCGGCTGGCGCGCGAGATCAAGCTCTGGCGGATGGGGCAGATCGAGAGGCTGGCAGATCGCGATCGGAACGGCTAG